The Rhodamnia argentea isolate NSW1041297 chromosome 10, ASM2092103v1, whole genome shotgun sequence sequence ACCGGCTGGTCAAATAGATCGAATTGAGACaattaaaaaagatttaaaactcaattggtaaaaaaaaaatttatgactgaattgatacaattgtaatatatttagattttttttttgcagttttcCAGAATATAATTCTTATGTTAATGGATTAGTGTCTTCTAAATCTAATTTAGATACATTAATATAAATAATATCCACGACATGCGATCTTCAAGAGATTATGACAACATCGAATCATGTCAACACAAGGAGCTGCATACAAACTATATGTGATAAGAAAAACTAATAGATACAGGCGTACTCAACGTTTGTTAATGATTACGTAATTGAAATCCTCGGCATGTCAACGATCTAACATAAGAGAGCAGAGGAAAGAAACACGTGTAAGTGAGCAAGTGGAAGATCCAACAGTGTGCGCGCGATGCCAAGACAAAGTCAAAGGTTGGATCTAACGAGCTTCCGGAGATCAGGACAACCTCGTAACGAGCGAGAAGAAACCAATTCTCCCGAATCTTAAACAACCAAATCTCACCCGGCCAACTTCCTTCCTCTTCCGCACTGCCTTTGCGCTTCCACGGTTTCATCTCCACATCCACACGGTTTCGCTTTCGTTTTCACGAGGATGTACCGGTCGTCGAGCTGGAGCAGAGTGTCGGATGATGACTACATGCATGCGCCGCCTATGGCGTCGACGATCCTGAGGATGGGATCGTTCCAGGGCAACGAGCTGCCCGCTTACGACGCAGCGTCGGAGATgatgaggaaggagaagacGCGGAACAAGCTTGCTGAGAACGCTGTCCACATAATACCTCTCGTGCTGCTCGTGTGCGCGGCCATTCTCTGGTTCTTTTCCAATCCAGGTACAAGAAActaggaactttttttttttttttggtcgaacaagaAACTAGGACCTTCACACACCCATTGAAGCTGTAAAGTTTAGCTTCACAGTTCTCTTCTTTGTCCTCCTTggtatgtgtgtgtatgtgttgGGCAGAAGCAGTGGATGTGGGAAGTAGAGGGGACTCGATAGCGGCGAGGATCGAAGGGTTGACGATCGAAGGCGACATCGACACAGAGGTTGATGGGACCCAATCCGGGCTTTTGCCTTTCCTCGATCTGGGAGATGCTGACTCCTCGAGGTCGGCCTCAACCTCGAGGCATCCACAAGATCGCGTTCACCACCAGGACAAGCATTCCAGGAAACCTCACCACTGAGTCCTGGGTCGTGTTCTTGCTGAATTGTTGGAGAGCTTCAGTTTGGCGGTGATGGAATAACAGTGTCTGGCTCAACAAGAAGTCGAGTTACATCGTGCATAAGTGCTGGTGTTTGATGTTGCGATGTCTGCGTGCTCGAGATTTTATGTATGTTTATGGAAGAGCGATCCTCGCATTCCTAGTTGGTTGTTGGGAAGACGCACGGAAGATATTCGCACGATTGGCACTTGTCGGAACATGGTTAGTTCATTGAATTAGCGATGGTTAAACTAGGAGACTTAACAAAGTTGATGAATTAAAAGCCATTTTCCTTCTCGAATTTAGAGTTTTCCTTTCACGATCTGATCTCGTACGGCCTGGTAACAAGGATTCGTGATTATCTTAGTGGGAATTTTGTCCAAagggtcctaaatcttttgtacgatggcaattcagtcctaaaccttttaattgttctaatttagtcttaaaccttttgaccatTTGTCAATATGGTCCTTTCAACCAATTACTCAAAtgatagatttatgattaaattgacaaaacttcacaatgcttaagattaaattgacacaattaaaaaattatatgacttttgacccaaaaaaagaaaaagaaatataggactaaattgtcagatcataaaaatgtttaggacagattggcataattaaaaactttaggactgaattgactacCATACTATAGTTTTAGaacttttgaacaattatccCTTATCTTAGTTAAGAAGGCTCAACGGTGAGCATCATAACATTTACAGCCAAAACATTCAAATGTCCTCTCAATGGGAGTTGCGATCAATTTGATGCGATAGGAATGAGTTGTATATGGTTTCACCTCATACGAAAGCAATTTTCTAGttcttttgagtttttataGAATGAGCGTTCTGTGTAATCCATGTTACCCAATCCAATAGTTATAATTTGAAAGATGGACAAACCTTCTTCAAAGGTTTCAGCAGTGAGATGAAGTCATTTCGAGCACATGAGAGCAtgtatttatcccaaattgtgTAGCCTTGGACGCTAAAAGAATCAAATAGCCAGCattatttccttaaaaaatcacaagcttTAGATCCAATCTTAAATTtgtcctgaacttttttttggctaaaaaaactcaaactttaggtccaatcaaATATGTTTCGAACTTTTCTTCGTCTAAAAACATCCataactttaggtccagtcccaaatctatcttgaacttttatttgtttaagagaaaaatcatcaattttcactctaatctcaaatttgtCCTCATTGACCATCATTCAAAAATCAATGTCAGTCGTCCCTAACTTTCATATCCTAGAATGGCTTCATTTTGAAGGTAATTTTCCATGCCCCTTTGCTTATGTGTCACGTCAAGGAGGGATTGGAATTGAGAATAGATTGATTGAaagttattgattttttttagacaaaacaaaattcgaaGCAAATTTGGTACTGGgcctaaaattttgatttttttttttttttgacaaggAGAAAGTTCAGGACAGGTTTAGATTGGAGCTAGAGTTTTGGGTTCTTCGTTAAACTAAAAAAAGTTTCGAAGTAGGATCGGGACTAGACCTACTTACGAGGGTTTGTTAGAGAACTAGGCTAAAAATAGCCCCACAAAGTTCATCCACAATCGTGGGCCCAAAGACAGTCAGGCTAATGGGCCAAGCCCATTATTGCATGGGCTACCCGGGACGTTTGCCTAGCGCATGACCAGCCGCGATACGGGGGCTGTACGGCCCACTCGCCACCCACTGTGGTGATGGTGACCTTCGCTAAATCTCTTTGTTCCACCGCTCCGACTCCCAATTCCAGCTGAAACAGAGATTGCTCCTCTTTTCCGTTCTTTTTTTCACTAGGCTTATATAGGCTAAGCTCTCTTCTCGGGAATTCGTCTCAGCTCCGTTACTTCGTAGAGCTCTCCACACAAGACAAATCCGCCTGAATTTCTGCATTGGAAGACCAAGTTTGAGCTCAATTTCGTAAGGAGAATCCTCGCGCGGCGTGACATTGGATGCAAGATAAGCTTCACCGGTCTCCGGGCGGCAAGTGCAAGGGCAACCACTAGGTAAACCAGATATAGAAATTTAACTCTCTCGCGATTTAAGCTTGGCAGATTCGGAATTAAATTGCTATGGAACAGTGGGATATCAGAGTTTCGGTTCCAGCTCAAATCCCCGAAACTTGTTCTTTAGAACGAAGAAGTTGACGGAAGCGTTTGCTGGTGTTGTGGCTGTCCCAAGTGCAGGTTATAGGAGTAAGCTATGAGGAGCGTATGCATGAAAATTTCGTAGCTGGATAATGCCAGGCATCCCTTTAGCAGCTCGTCAAACTTCGTATGCTTCTCTTCACTCATCGTCACTTGTctgtttgttattttttttttttcctttttttttccggtttAGTATGGTTGCATTCGGATGTTCGCGGTTTAAGCAGCCATGAACTCTATGTTGGTGAAAATGCCGATCCTAGTTCTTGGTCATCCACGTCTATTTATTTTCTGAGCTTCAGATTAGCATTTGGATGACATCGTTTTTCTCTAGCCCTTTGCTATTCTCATTGTCAAGCTCTTGTTTTGATTAAAAGTGCAGCTTATTTGTCACGTTAAAGCTTTCAAGCCTGAGATGCCTTTGATTTTTACACCTCACTCACTCCcttaaacaaaaatttgttgaGTAGTCATCTGCATTGTTACTGAGAAAGACCATCTTGGGCATTGCAGATATTCAAGAAGTGCAGATCAGATGTGCCGTCAAGACTCCCAGGTGCATTTATCTGCTGAAGAGGAACTTTCTGCTGAAGAGAGTCTCTCAATCTATTGCAAGCCTGTGGAACTCTACAACATTCTCCAGCGCCGTGCTGTCGGAAATGTAATGGAGCTGATTGACTTATACCTAGTTGCTTAGATGCATCATCTCCTGTTGGTGTATTATATAGGATGTCTTATGGCCACACTAGATATGGGATATCTAATTAAATTTTATAGCAATGAAATGCTTTTGCGTACTGAGGCAAGATGGATACCAAGCATGTTGGGGATTAACACATTACAATTCTCAGGgtatttttcaaattggaaTTGCCCTAAGGAGTGGCCGTCGCCACCTCCTAACTCCTTATTCAAGACATTCACGATAATTACTCCGATAGATTGTTTTCAAACTTGCACCCCTTTAattgttttttgaaatttccccACATGCCTGCTAACTTTCATGCTGGGTCTACCATTGTTCCAAGGAAGTGTAGCTTCGACCAATGCATCATGAGAGTCTTGGTATAT is a genomic window containing:
- the LOC115742795 gene encoding uncharacterized protein LOC115742795 isoform X2, yielding MYRSSSWSRVSDDDYMHAPPMASTILRMGSFQGNELPAYDAASEMMRKEKTRNKLAENAVHIIPLVLLVCAAILWFFSNPVDVGSRGDSIAARIEGLTIEGDIDTEVDGTQSGLLPFLDLGDADSSRSASTSRHPQDRVHHQDKHSRKPHH
- the LOC115742795 gene encoding uncharacterized protein LOC115742795 isoform X1, with the translated sequence MYRSSSWSRVSDDDYMHAPPMASTILRMGSFQGNELPAYDAASEMMRKEKTRNKLAENAVHIIPLVLLVCAAILWFFSNPEAVDVGSRGDSIAARIEGLTIEGDIDTEVDGTQSGLLPFLDLGDADSSRSASTSRHPQDRVHHQDKHSRKPHH